A region of the Bryobacteraceae bacterium genome:
CCGCATGCCGCACGATGCCCGCCACGCACTGCACCGTGGTTGTCACGCCCAGCACGTTGCGCGTGGCGGCGGTGCCGTCGGCGTTCCGATAGCCCTCCCACGTGAATCCTTCCAGCGGCGCGAGCGCCCGGGGCGGGCTCTCCGGGCCGCGCAGTGCATCGAGCGGCGGCGGCTCAGGCAGCTCCAGCAGCTCTTCCTGCACGCGCGCGCCTGCGGGGATGTCCCGCCGCGCTTGGCCAATTACCGCGCCGTAGCGGCGCACGGCCGCGCCGCGCGGAATCGCTTCGATCGCCACCTTGTGGCCCGCCGGCGTGAACTCGTGCGCAACCGCGCCGCCGGGCAGCGGCGTGCCCGCAGGCAGGCCCTCTTCGGCGGCCGCCACGGCCACGTTGTCTGCCGGATGCACGCGGATCCACTGCGCCGCGCTCATGTCTCCAGACTAATCCCTGCCCTCGCGCCGCTGCCGGTAGTGCGTTTCGCTCTGTTCGCGCAGCCGCGCCGCCGCCGTCTCCGGCGTGATGTCGCGCTGCGGCATCGCCAGCATCTCATATCCGACCAGGAATTTCCGCACCGTCGCCGACCGGAGTAGCGGCGGATAGAAGTGCGCGTGCAGATGCCAGGCTGCGTTGCGTTCTCCGGCCGGCCGCTGATGAAAGCCGAACGAATAGGGGAACGACACTTCGAACAGGTTGTCGTAGCGCGTGGTGATGCGCTTGAGGATGTCAGCCAGCGCCGCGCGCTCTTCCCTGGTGAGTTCGTCGATGCCCGTCACCGCGCGCCGGCTCGCCACCATCGTCTCGAACGGCCAAACGGCCCACCAGGGCACCAGCGCCACGAAGTGCTCGTTGGCGCACACGACGCGCTCGCCGAGCCGCAGTTCGAGCTCGAGATAATCGCCGAGAAGCGTCCGGCCGTGCGCGCGCCAGTATTCGGTCTGGGATTCGTCCTCGCGCCCTGCCTCGTCCGGCACAATGCTGCTCGCCCAGACCTGGCAGTGCGGGTGCGGGTTCGAACAGCCCATTATCTCGCCGCGGTTCTCGAAGATCTGCACGTATCGCAGGAAGGGTTTCTCCATGAGCGTGCGATACTCGTCCACCCAGGTTTCGACCACCGCCTCAAGGTCCGCCGGCTCCATCTCCGCCATCGTCAGGTCGTGCCGCGGCGAGAAGCAGATGACGCGGCAGACGCCGCGGACGCCTTCGGCCCGCAGCATCGGGTGCGGCGAGGCGCCGCCTTCGGGCGTGTCCTCGAGCAGCGCCGAAAAATCGTTCGTAAAGACAAATGTTTTTTCGTAATCCGGGTTCCGGCGCCCGCCCGCGCGCGTGTTGCCGGGGCAGAGGTAGCAGCCGGGATCATAGGCCGGGCGCGTCTCCGGCGGCAGCTTTTCCACCTGCCCCTGCCACGGCCGCTGCGTGCGGTGCGGCGACACCAGGATCCACTGGCGCGAGAGCGGATTGTAGCGGCGGTGCGGGTGCGTGCGCAGATCGATCATCGCGGCTCCTGCAATCTCCATCGTAGGAAAGCGCGCCGCCGCGCCGCTGCCGCGGCGATATGATCGAGCCATGCGGCTGCCTGCGCTATTTCTTGTCGTGCTGCCCCTGGCGGCGCAGAACACCCCGAAGCCAACCACCGAAGTCTTTCACGGCGTGGCCGTCACCGAGGATTTCCGCTGGCTGGAAGATCCGGATTCGCCCGAAACACGCGCCTGGATCCAGGCGCAGAACGCGCGCACGCAGGCGTTCCTGGCGCGCGTCCCGCAGCGGCCGGCCATCCGGGCGCTCATCGAAAAGCTGTACCAGTACGACCGCTACCCCACCGTCAACGGCTACGCCGCCTGGTTTGTGCGCGGCGCGCGCGCCTTCTTCCTGCGGCAGCGCGGCCTGGAAAACCAGCCCGTGCTCCTTGTGCGCGAAAACGGCAGGGACCGCGTGCTGCTCGACGCCAACGCGCTCTCGCCCGACGGCACGGCCGCGGTGAACACGTTCTCCATCTCCCGCGACGGGCGGCTGCTGGCCTATGCGGTGGCGCGCTCCGGCTCGGACTGGGTCACCTGGCGCGTGCGCGACGTCGCCACCGGAAAGGACCTGCCGGACACGCTCGAGTGGTCGAAATTCTCCGGCGCCGAATGGGACGCCAAAGGCGAAGGCTTCTGGTATGGACGATACCCGCAGCCCAAGCAAAGCGACCGGCTGCGCGCCGTCAACGAGAATTTCACGCTCTATTACCACCGCATCGGAACGCCCCAGGCGGAGGACACGGTCGTCTACCGCCGCCCCGACCAACCGCGCTGGAGCTTCACCCCGCACCTGACCAGCGACGGCCGCTACCTGGTGCTCGAAATCGCGTCCGGCACGGCCGTGGAGCGGCAGATCCACTTCATTGACCTTCAGTCGGCGGACCGCACGCCGAGGCCCGTGGTCGGCGAATTCCGCTTCGCCTACCGCTTTGCCGGCTCGCGCGGCCCGAAGGTCTATCTGCTGACCAATGACGGCGCCCCTCGCTACCGCGTCGTCGAAGTGGACCTGCTGAACCCCGACCGCGCCCGCTGGCGCACCGTCGCCGCCGAAACCGGGGACACGCTGCGTCAGGCGCGCGTCGCCGGCAACGAGCTGGTGCTGAACTACATGCGGGACGTTTCCGGACTGGTGAAGATCGTGCCCCTGGCCGGCGGCGCGGCGCGCACGGTTCCGCTGCCGCAGAACTCCTCCATCACGCTGGCCGAAGACTCCTCCAGCATCTTCTCGGTGACCAACTTCACCACGCCGGAAACGCTCTACCGCTGCGAAGCGCAGCTCTGCCGCCCTCTGTTTCCGCAGAAGCTGCCCTTCGACCCGGCGAAATACGAGACACGCCAGGAGTTCGCTGCCAGCCGGGACGGCACGCGCGTGCCCGTCTACGTCACCCTGCGCAAGGGGATGGCGCTCGACGGCTCGCATCCGGCCATTCTCTACGGCTACGGCGGCTTCAACATTCCAGTGACGCCGTCGTTCAGCGTGGCCACGATGGCGTGGCTCGAGCGCGGCGGCGTCTACGCGTCAGCCAACCTGCGCGGGGGCGGCGAATACGGCGAGCCCTGGCACCGCGCCGGCATGAAACAGAACAAGCAGAACGTGTTTGATGATTTCATCGCCGCCGCCGAACATCTCATCGCGCGCAAGTACACGAACCCGCGTCGGCTGGCCATCCGCGGCGGCTCCAACGGAGGGCTGCTGGTGGGCGCGGTCGTCAACCAGCGCCCGGACCTGTTCGCCGCTGCCATCCCGGCCGTGGGCGTAATGGACATGCTGCGTTTTGACCGCTTCACCATCGGCCACGCCTGGACCAGCGAATACGGCTCGCCTTCGGACCCGGACGACTTCCAGGTCCTGCTGCGTTATTCGCCGCTGCACAACATCAGGCCCGGCGTCTCTTATCCGGCGACGCTCGTCCTCACCGGCGACCACGATGACCGCGTGGTACCCGCGCACTCCTTCAAGTACGCGGCCACGCTGCAAAACGCCCAGGGCGGCGACGCGCCCATCCTCATCCGCATCGAAACCGCCGCCGGTCACGGCGCCGGCAAGCCGACATCCAAGATCATCGACGAAACCGCCGACGTGCTCGCCTTCCTTCAGGCGGTGCTGTTTCCGGAGCCTGCGGCGAAGATGTATCCGGTGCGCATCGACCAGGACCGCCTGGCGGGCGCGCCGGACTTTTCCTTTCTGAACCGCCCGCTCACCGACGAAGACCGCATTACCGTGCGCGATGGCCATTTTGTCGATGCGCGCGGCCGCCGGGTGAAATTCTGGGGCGTCAATCTCGCCTTCGGGGCCAATTTCCCCGAGCCCGCTGACAGCGTCCGCATCGCGCGCCGCCTGCGCCGCCTGGGCGTGAATCTCGTCCGGCTGCATCATATGGACACGAGCCCGGACGCCGAGCCCGAAACCGCGCGCTCGCTGCTCACCACCGGCCCGTACCCGACGCTCAACTCCGTGGCCGTCAAGCGCCTGCGGCTGCTGCTGGACGCGCTGCGCGACGAGGGCATCTACGTCAACCTGAACCTTCACGTCGGCTACACGTTCCGTCCGGGCATCGATCCGGTGCCGGATCCCGGATATCCGATTCCCAACCAGTCAAAGCCCGTCCACATCCTCAACGAGCGGATGGTGGAGTTGCAGTGCGAGTATGCGCGCCGGGTGATCGATGCGCTGCGGCTGAAGGACGATCCCGTCCTCGCAATGGTCGAGATCAACAATGAGAGCTCGCTGCTGTATTCCTTTCAGACGGGCGCGCTGAAGAAGTACTGGCCGGAGGCCGCGCTCGATGAGGTCATCGCCCGGGACAAAGCGTATCTGGACCGCATCGCCGCCGCCGTGCGCGAAAAGCTGGGTCCTGCGGTGCCGGTCACCGGTACACAGGTGGAATTCGGCGGCCCCTTCCTCTACGACACGCACGCCGCGCTCGACTACATCGACGATCACTTCTACATCGACCACTACAACTTCCCCAACCGCCCCTGGGATCAGACCGACTGGCGCATTCGCGATTCCTCCGGCGCCGGCTCCGGCTACCTTCAGTACCTGCACAAGGCCTTCGCGCGCCAGGCGGGCAAGCCGTTTACGGTGAGCGAATTCAACCAGCCGTATCCGAACCGGCAGGCGGCCGAGCTCGATCCCACCCTCGCCGCGTTCGCCGCCTTTCAGGACTGGGACGGCGTCATGCACTTCGCCTATTCGCACGGCCGCAACTGGGACCGCAATGCGCCTTCCGGCTTTGATCTCGACGGCGACTTCACCAAGCTCGCCGCCTTCGGCCAGGCCGCTTACCTCTTCCGCAAGGGCCTGGTGCGCCCGGCGGAGCGGGAGTTCGTCGTCCCGCTGCCCCGTTCCCTGCGCGAGAAGGCCACCGCGGAGCGGATGCAGTTCCAGTTGGCGCGCTTCTTTGAAAGCCTTGGGGTGGATCCAAACGTCGCCTTCACGCGGCGCGTCGCCGTGGATCCCGCCGTGGAGACCTCGCCTCCGAAGGCGAAAGAGCAGCCGCCGTACCACGCCCAAGGCGGCGACATCAGCTACGATCCCCTGCGTCAGCTTTTTCTGATCCACGCCGAGCAGGCCGCGGGCGTTTTCGGCTTCCTGCTTCAGGAACCCGCCAGCGCCGGCCCCATGACGGTGACGCTCGCGCCGGGCTCGCGCGGCTTCGCCGCCCTGTTGCTCACCTCGCTGGACGGCAAGCCGCTCGAGAATTCCGCCCGCCTCCTGCTGTCGAACCCCGGCTTCACGCTCGGCGAAACGCAGCGGCTCATTCCTTACCGGAAGGACCCGGCGTGGTTCACGCTGGCGCCATCGGAGGCGCAAAAACCATCTTCACCCTTTTCTGTTTCGGGCCCCGTGAAGATGGAGCTTGTGGACGCGAACGTCGTCCTGCGGTCGCGGGTGGCCGGGCTCGCCGTCTATCCGCTGGACGGCGCCGGGCGCCGCCAGGCGGCCCTTCCGGTGGAGAAGACGCCGCAGGGCTATCGCTTCCGT
Encoded here:
- a CDS encoding galactose-1-phosphate uridylyltransferase: MIDLRTHPHRRYNPLSRQWILVSPHRTQRPWQGQVEKLPPETRPAYDPGCYLCPGNTRAGGRRNPDYEKTFVFTNDFSALLEDTPEGGASPHPMLRAEGVRGVCRVICFSPRHDLTMAEMEPADLEAVVETWVDEYRTLMEKPFLRYVQIFENRGEIMGCSNPHPHCQVWASSIVPDEAGREDESQTEYWRAHGRTLLGDYLELELRLGERVVCANEHFVALVPWWAVWPFETMVASRRAVTGIDELTREERAALADILKRITTRYDNLFEVSFPYSFGFHQRPAGERNAAWHLHAHFYPPLLRSATVRKFLVGYEMLAMPQRDITPETAAARLREQSETHYRQRREGRD